From the Borreliella afzelii genome, the window AAATATTTATTATTGGGCCTCACACTGGGATTTTTCACAACAATATCAGCTTTTTTAAAATCGTTTACATCATGTTTACCTAAAACATACCTAATTTGATCATCAAAATCCCTTAAAGAATCAATACTTAAAGCTAATTCTGCCTCACTTTTAAGATCAGTAATTACTAACTTTGCTCCATGCTTTAATAAAAATCTAGAAAGAGCTACTCCTCCTCCATTAAGACCTAAACCCATGACTAAAAAATTTAAATTTTTAATTTCGTCCAAACGCACAATAAGATTATATCAAACCTACCAACTTGTTTTAACAGATTTAATCCACCTTTCACTATAAAAATAAGGAAGTGAAATGGCAAGTTTGATTGCATCCTCAAGAGCTGGAATAAAAACAATAATTTCAAAAGGCAAATTTGTATAATTTGCTAAAACAAAAGCAATAGGAATAGTATAAATAAACGTTACAGAACCTTCCATAATAGCCCCAAAACTTGGAGATGCTCCTGCACGAAAAAATCCAAAAAGATATTGAAAAGCAAGGGCCATAAAAAAGGCAGAAACAGAAGAATACCTTAAAATAATTCCTGTAAGGTGCGAATATTTTAATGTATAAAAAATATAAGGAGCAAAAAATGAAAACACAAACAATGCAAAAGATGTTAAAAAAGCAAGCTTAAAGCCAATTTTACCTAAATAGATTGCAACTTTCATGACTTCTTTTTTACTATTATGCATTTCATAGCCCATCATAATATTCAAAGAAATACAAAAGGAATTAATTATATTAAAGATAATAAAATAAACAGAAAAAGATATGCTGTAAGCAGCATATCTATGAGTATCAATTCCTATAAAAATTGACGTCAATACGAGATAGCCAAAAAACCAAATAAAATCATTCAAAAGGATTGGAATAAAAAATTTAATTAACTGAACAAACGACTTAACATTAATATTTAAATCATTAAGCTTAAGGTATAAAATTGAATTCTTGTTAAACACTGTATAAATAAGATAAATAATAAGCTCTAAGATACGAATAACTGTTGTTGCAATAGCAGCTCCAACCACCCCCATATGAAAAACAAAAATAAAAATATAATTTAATATTAGATTTAAAAGCACTGAAAAAATAGAAATGTAAACTTGAAATTTAACAATTTCAACAACTTTAAGAGCATTAGCAACAAGTCCTTTTATGATTGCAAATACAAAAGAAAAAATAGCTATGTTTAAATAAATCGCCCCATAATAAACTGCCTGTACATCATTAGAAATCAATCTAAGTAAAAAAAAAGGATTCACTCTGGAAATCAATATGAACGGGAAAGAAAATAAAATAATAGTTAATATACTAATAAAAAATGTATTTCTAAAACTTTTAAAATCACCTTGATTGTATTGCCTTGTAGCAATTATATTGTAAGCTCCTGCCATAGCAAACCCAATAGTAACAAACAATTCAAAAAATTTATTTGCAAGAGAAACTCCTGCAACAGGATAGTCACCAAGATATGCAACCATAGCATTATCTGTAAGAGAAATAAAATTAAATAAAAAAAACTCAATAGCGGTGGGAATTGCAATTCTTAAAAGATCTTTATAAATTCTATCTTTTTTTGATGCACTTAATGAATACATAAATTTCTCCAAATAAAAAATCAAGATTTTTGCAAAAATAAACAACAAAGTACTAAAATAAAAAAAAGAAGTTGCTTTTAAATCAGCATAAATTTTAGAATCACTAAGACCACTAAATTTTTATTAAGATTAAATATATCATACTCCCTTACACTCAAGCAAGCTCTTCATAATCAATCTCTCGTATCCAATCATCGTGAAAAAATTCAATTATGATAAATATATTTTTAATGAACTCTTCCCCATTTACAATAAAAACCACTATTGGCAAACTTAAATTTGTATAAAACACTAATAAATAAGCAATTGGAAGCGTATAAAAAACAATTACCCCTGATTCAATAAAAAAACAAACATTTGGTATGCCACTGGCCCTAAAAACTCCAACAAGAACTTGCGTCGTAAAAGCTTTAAAAACTACACTACTTGCAAAAACATAAATAAACACACTAACAAGTTTGGGAGAATTTAAATTACTAAAAATATAAGGTGCAAAGCCCGATATCCCAATAAGCAAAATAACTACAAAAATGCCTAAAAGAAATCCTAAAAAAGATAAAAAAAATCCAACCGACCTAACATGTTCCTTATCGTAAATCATTAAATGCCCAATAACAACGCCTGTTGCAAGTCCCATACCATGAAGCAATACAAAACAAATGTCAAAAAGATTTGATGCAACAGCAAATGAAGCGTATTCAATACTACCAACACGAGCATAAAATGCATGTAAAATAGTTATACTCAAGACCCAAAAAATTTCATGAGATAAAACAGGTATAATCAGTTTTAAATTGGCTCTAGCAACTATCTTTGAAGCAAAAAAATCGCTAAACTTAATCCGATAATATGAATTATTACTTACCAAACTATATGAAAAATAAAAA encodes:
- a CDS encoding MATE family efflux transporter, which gives rise to MIKKFKNYDQIIKELFIIAIPTAFESLLFQMVTFFDNFMISYLGSFHVTGVSLANRVTFLFFIIVFGLGTALSAYVSQAIAKKKFLQIRQSFAYMLSIGTIIGIIFFIFSFFFPKNIIKLFTTNQNSLDFGSEYLKIISWSYVLMAYSFLSAMGFKSAKEVKIPLYVTSIVVLINIVFNYIFIFGFGMGIKGAAYATMLARIIEFVFYFSYSLVSNNSYYRIKFSDFFASKIVARANLKLIIPVLSHEIFWVLSITILHAFYARVGSIEYASFAVASNLFDICFVLLHGMGLATGVVIGHLMIYDKEHVRSVGFFLSFLGFLLGIFVVILLIGISGFAPYIFSNLNSPKLVSVFIYVFASSVVFKAFTTQVLVGVFRASGIPNVCFFIESGVIVFYTLPIAYLLVFYTNLSLPIVVFIVNGEEFIKNIFIIIEFFHDDWIREIDYEELA
- a CDS encoding MATE family efflux transporter; this encodes MYSLSASKKDRIYKDLLRIAIPTAIEFFLFNFISLTDNAMVAYLGDYPVAGVSLANKFFELFVTIGFAMAGAYNIIATRQYNQGDFKSFRNTFFISILTIILFSFPFILISRVNPFFLLRLISNDVQAVYYGAIYLNIAIFSFVFAIIKGLVANALKVVEIVKFQVYISIFSVLLNLILNYIFIFVFHMGVVGAAIATTVIRILELIIYLIYTVFNKNSILYLKLNDLNINVKSFVQLIKFFIPILLNDFIWFFGYLVLTSIFIGIDTHRYAAYSISFSVYFIIFNIINSFCISLNIMMGYEMHNSKKEVMKVAIYLGKIGFKLAFLTSFALFVFSFFAPYIFYTLKYSHLTGIILRYSSVSAFFMALAFQYLFGFFRAGASPSFGAIMEGSVTFIYTIPIAFVLANYTNLPFEIIVFIPALEDAIKLAISLPYFYSERWIKSVKTSW